A part of Micromonospora chersina genomic DNA contains:
- a CDS encoding transglycosylase domain-containing protein: MNYGDPSSSRGRAQIPGPNGDPHGNGWSSGSEGAASARASVTPRGSASGGRASVGGAAPAPRGAAGSASVGRAGPGRASVPVSPAPGGRASVPVSPGAPAGRASVGAASVGTAGRASVGSAAVGGRATVARAGVPGMAGGGPGGPGGPTGPGRGGRGGRGDDPASRARAKKRRRINIMIAGFAVFIMLAGMGVVGFTWYSQKVPLPEDTIPPLSTTIYDSTGKTAIAKIGDQNRQLVTIEQIPEWVQHAVAAAEDRNFYRHSGVDYKGIARAAWNNISGGDKQGASTITQQYARNAFDNLNQDTYGRKVKEAILASKLNDKYDKRTIMQHYLNVIYFGRGAYGIQAAAQTYFKKDVSKLTVAEAAVLAALIKQPEPDTSTGHKGYDPAINPQAALDRWNYVINGMITEKWLDAPNMPQHPTEYPTKTLQKPTKNNGGGFGIDTPYGNVVNYVSQELREMKLCTDNEAEVTDKKPLCAKALSRGGYKITTTINKKMQEAALDAAQRAKKGSELYGQPKNLMAAVVSIDPKTGRVLAYYGGDNGTGTDYAGKNNENGVVSGGHSPGSSFKIYTLAAALKADISIKSRWKGSAFTPEGTKFKVSNAGADKVSCGDSCTLEQSTLKSLNVPFYYITEQIGPDKVIDMAKQAGVTTMWQTDTNPATPHDLTKADPKDLAPAPFFHVVGYGQYPITVLDHANGVATFANQGVYNKAHFVKLVQKQNTVTGKWDTVGGEKLKGQQRIDKGIVADVTSVLEQYPGHVNRRLDDGRKAAEKTGTWELGDGSTRNGDAWMIGYTPQLATAVWVGNVKDRKAIKDKNGNDISGARMPGAIFQRFMNEALKGQEQVDFPPAAHVGKDDAGNGEPPPPDPTQPGQQPGCDPLGLFCPGGTPGGGTPGGGGPGGGGPGGGGPGGGGGGLLPSTPPTRQAY; the protein is encoded by the coding sequence GTGGGCGGGCCCAGATCCCGGGCCCGAACGGCGACCCGCACGGGAACGGCTGGTCCTCCGGGTCCGAGGGCGCTGCCTCGGCCCGGGCCTCCGTGACGCCGCGCGGCTCCGCGTCCGGCGGCCGGGCCTCGGTCGGCGGCGCGGCACCGGCACCCCGCGGTGCCGCGGGCTCGGCCTCCGTGGGCCGGGCCGGCCCGGGACGCGCCTCGGTGCCCGTCTCGCCAGCACCCGGCGGGCGGGCTTCCGTGCCGGTGTCCCCGGGAGCACCGGCCGGGCGTGCGTCCGTCGGCGCGGCGAGCGTCGGCACGGCCGGGCGGGCGAGCGTCGGCTCGGCGGCCGTGGGCGGCCGGGCCACGGTGGCCCGGGCCGGCGTGCCCGGCATGGCCGGTGGCGGCCCCGGTGGGCCCGGCGGTCCGACCGGCCCCGGCCGGGGTGGTCGCGGCGGGCGCGGGGACGACCCGGCGTCGCGGGCCCGGGCGAAGAAGCGCCGGCGCATCAACATCATGATCGCCGGGTTCGCCGTCTTCATCATGCTCGCCGGCATGGGCGTGGTCGGCTTCACCTGGTACTCGCAGAAGGTGCCGCTGCCCGAGGACACCATCCCGCCGCTGTCGACCACCATCTACGACAGCACCGGCAAGACGGCCATCGCCAAGATCGGTGACCAGAACCGGCAGCTGGTCACCATCGAGCAGATCCCGGAGTGGGTCCAGCACGCCGTCGCCGCGGCCGAGGACCGGAACTTCTACCGGCACTCCGGTGTGGACTACAAGGGCATCGCCCGGGCCGCCTGGAACAACATCAGCGGCGGCGACAAGCAGGGCGCCTCGACGATCACCCAGCAGTACGCCCGCAACGCGTTCGACAACCTGAACCAGGACACGTACGGCCGCAAGGTGAAGGAGGCGATCCTCGCCTCCAAGCTGAACGACAAGTACGACAAGCGCACGATCATGCAGCACTACCTGAACGTGATCTACTTCGGCCGCGGCGCGTACGGCATCCAGGCGGCGGCGCAGACGTACTTCAAGAAGGACGTCTCCAAGCTGACCGTGGCGGAGGCGGCCGTGCTCGCCGCGCTCATCAAGCAGCCCGAGCCCGACACGAGCACGGGTCACAAGGGTTACGACCCGGCGATCAACCCGCAGGCCGCGCTGGACCGGTGGAACTACGTCATCAACGGCATGATCACCGAGAAGTGGCTCGACGCGCCGAACATGCCGCAGCATCCCACCGAGTACCCGACCAAGACGCTGCAGAAGCCCACGAAGAACAACGGCGGCGGCTTCGGCATCGACACCCCGTACGGCAACGTCGTCAACTATGTCTCGCAGGAACTGCGCGAGATGAAGCTCTGCACCGACAACGAGGCCGAGGTGACCGACAAGAAGCCGCTCTGCGCGAAGGCGTTGAGCCGGGGCGGCTACAAGATCACCACCACCATCAACAAGAAGATGCAGGAGGCGGCGCTCGACGCCGCCCAGCGGGCCAAGAAGGGCTCCGAGCTCTACGGGCAGCCGAAGAACCTGATGGCCGCCGTGGTGTCGATCGACCCGAAGACCGGGCGGGTGCTCGCCTACTACGGCGGAGACAACGGCACCGGCACCGACTACGCCGGCAAGAACAACGAGAACGGCGTGGTCAGCGGCGGGCACTCGCCGGGTTCAAGCTTCAAGATCTACACGCTGGCCGCGGCGCTCAAGGCGGACATCTCCATCAAGTCGCGGTGGAAGGGCTCGGCGTTCACCCCGGAGGGCACGAAGTTCAAGGTCAGCAACGCCGGTGCCGACAAGGTCTCCTGTGGCGACTCCTGCACCCTTGAGCAGTCGACCCTCAAGTCGCTGAACGTGCCGTTCTACTACATCACCGAGCAGATCGGCCCGGACAAGGTAATTGACATGGCCAAGCAGGCCGGCGTGACCACGATGTGGCAGACCGACACCAATCCGGCGACGCCGCACGACCTCACCAAGGCCGACCCGAAGGACCTGGCCCCGGCACCGTTCTTCCACGTGGTCGGCTACGGCCAGTACCCGATCACCGTGCTCGACCACGCCAACGGCGTGGCGACCTTCGCCAACCAGGGTGTCTACAACAAGGCGCACTTCGTGAAGCTGGTGCAGAAGCAGAACACGGTCACCGGCAAGTGGGACACGGTCGGCGGGGAGAAGCTCAAGGGACAGCAGCGGATCGACAAGGGCATCGTCGCCGACGTCACCTCCGTGCTCGAGCAGTACCCGGGCCACGTGAACCGCCGCCTGGACGACGGCCGCAAGGCCGCCGAGAAGACCGGTACCTGGGAACTCGGTGACGGCAGCACCCGCAACGGCGACGCCTGGATGATCGGTTACACGCCGCAGCTCGCCACGGCCGTCTGGGTGGGTAACGTCAAGGACCGCAAGGCGATCAAGGACAAGAACGGCAACGACATCAGCGGTGCCAGGATGCCCGGCGCGATCTTCCAGCGCTTCATGAACGAGGCGCTCAAGGGCCAGGAGCAGGTGGACTTCCCGCCGGCCGCGCACGTCGGCAAGGACGACGCCGGCAACGGCGAGCCGCCGCCGCCGGACCCGACGCAGCCGGGCCAGCAGCCGGGCTGCGACCCGCTGGGCCTGTTCTGTCCCGGCGGCACCCCCGGCGGTGGCACCCCCGGCGGTGGCGGTCCGGGTGGCGGCGGCCCGGGTGGCGGCGGCCCCGGTGGGGGCGGTGGCGGCCTGCTGCCGAGCACACCACCGACCCGGCAGGCCTACTGA
- a CDS encoding glycosyltransferase family 87 protein, with protein sequence MSTESTAGIDENGSDRQLQLGTSASAGRPGAVVDHPSRSDGFVRGAAGLIGGPLGDHAVALDRPAGREGRFWTAARIVLALVCLTLALHWVQKSPCQDGAWQNNVQYTRMCYTDVLALYYAEGLNEGKVPYADHPVEYPVLTGYFMGALGLPVHALGVDNPGINQGQWFYNLNALVLSALAVATVAVILSLRRRRPWDAALFALSPALVLTATVNWDLLAVGLAAFGLWAWARTRLDLAGVLLAGLAGVLLGLGGAAKLWPLFILGPILVLAVRAGRILHAVVSVGAAALTVVVVNLPVAIPYPESWGRFFDLNTTRPIDWGTLWYIGRYLDGRVSPSAPGDLGPFEWLNVHISTLNWVSYLLFGLACAGVAALALLAPRRPRLAQLAFLVVAAFLIFSKVWSQQFVLWLLPLAVLARPRWGAFLAWQVAEVCYFAAFYGELLGAATTRPVFPEGVFVLAASLRLITVAVLCGFVIRDILRPERDAVRDTYADDPDGGVLDGAEDAPWYQRWRHRPAAVDRPAEPVTA encoded by the coding sequence ATGAGCACCGAGTCGACCGCAGGCATCGACGAGAACGGGTCCGACCGGCAACTCCAGCTCGGCACGTCCGCGTCCGCGGGACGACCTGGAGCCGTCGTGGACCACCCGTCCCGCTCGGACGGCTTCGTCCGCGGCGCCGCCGGGCTGATCGGCGGCCCGCTGGGTGACCACGCCGTCGCCCTGGACCGGCCCGCCGGCCGGGAGGGCCGGTTCTGGACCGCGGCGCGGATCGTGCTGGCCCTGGTCTGCCTGACGCTGGCCCTGCACTGGGTGCAGAAGTCGCCCTGTCAGGACGGCGCCTGGCAGAACAACGTCCAGTACACGCGGATGTGCTACACCGACGTGCTGGCCCTCTACTACGCCGAGGGGCTCAACGAGGGCAAGGTCCCGTACGCCGACCACCCGGTGGAGTACCCGGTGCTGACCGGCTACTTCATGGGCGCGCTCGGCCTGCCGGTGCACGCCCTCGGCGTCGACAACCCCGGCATCAACCAGGGGCAGTGGTTCTACAACCTCAACGCGCTGGTGCTCAGCGCGTTGGCCGTCGCCACCGTCGCCGTGATCCTCAGCCTGCGGCGCCGACGACCCTGGGACGCCGCCCTCTTCGCGCTCTCACCGGCCCTCGTGCTCACCGCCACCGTCAACTGGGACCTGCTCGCCGTCGGGCTGGCCGCCTTCGGGCTGTGGGCCTGGGCGCGCACCCGACTCGACCTCGCCGGTGTCCTGCTCGCCGGTCTGGCCGGGGTGCTGCTCGGACTCGGCGGCGCGGCGAAGCTGTGGCCACTGTTCATCCTCGGGCCGATCCTGGTGCTCGCGGTCCGCGCCGGCCGCATCCTGCACGCCGTCGTGTCCGTCGGCGCGGCCGCGCTGACGGTCGTGGTGGTGAACCTCCCGGTGGCGATCCCCTACCCCGAGAGCTGGGGCAGGTTCTTCGACCTGAACACCACCCGGCCGATCGACTGGGGCACGCTCTGGTACATCGGCCGCTACCTCGACGGCCGGGTCAGCCCGTCCGCGCCCGGCGACCTCGGGCCCTTCGAGTGGCTGAACGTGCACATCTCCACCCTCAACTGGGTGTCGTACCTGCTCTTCGGCCTGGCCTGCGCCGGCGTCGCCGCGCTGGCGCTGCTCGCACCGCGCCGGCCCCGGCTCGCCCAGCTGGCCTTCCTGGTGGTCGCCGCCTTCCTGATCTTCAGCAAGGTCTGGTCCCAGCAGTTCGTGCTGTGGCTGCTCCCGCTGGCGGTGCTCGCCCGGCCACGCTGGGGCGCCTTCCTGGCCTGGCAGGTCGCCGAGGTCTGCTACTTCGCCGCCTTCTACGGCGAGCTGCTCGGCGCGGCCACCACCCGGCCGGTCTTCCCCGAGGGCGTCTTCGTGCTGGCCGCCAGCCTGCGCCTGATCACCGTGGCGGTGCTCTGCGGCTTCGTGATCCGGGACATTCTGCGCCCCGAGCGGGACGCCGTCCGGGACACCTACGCCGACGACCCCGACGGCGGCGTGCTCGACGGCGCCGAGGACGCGCCCTGGTACCAGCGCTGGCGGCACCGCCCCGCCGCCGTCGACCGACCCGCCGAGCCGGTCACCGCCTGA
- a CDS encoding deoxyribonuclease IV — protein MRIGAHVDPTDPLAEAAARDAEAVQFFLADPQGWKAPKPREDAERLRAADVDLYVHAPYVINVATLNNRIRIPSRKLLLSHAAAAATVGARGLIVHGGHVNAGDDLAAGFDNWRKTFAYAADSGGFPLPILIENTAGGDNACARHLDALARLWDALGDYEVGFCLDTCHAHAGGEELLGLVDRVKAITGRIDLIHANNSKGTFNSGQDRHDNLTGGTIDPELVVAVIRAAGAPVIVETPGGVEGQAADIAFLRGQLGAAA, from the coding sequence ATGCGAATCGGAGCCCACGTCGATCCGACCGACCCGCTGGCCGAGGCGGCCGCCCGGGACGCCGAGGCGGTGCAGTTCTTCCTCGCCGACCCCCAGGGCTGGAAGGCCCCGAAGCCGCGTGAGGACGCCGAGCGCCTGCGCGCGGCCGACGTCGACCTCTACGTGCACGCGCCGTACGTCATCAACGTGGCCACCCTGAACAACCGGATCCGCATCCCGAGCCGCAAGCTGCTGCTCAGCCACGCCGCCGCCGCGGCGACGGTCGGCGCCAGGGGGCTGATCGTGCACGGCGGGCACGTCAACGCCGGTGACGACCTCGCCGCCGGCTTCGACAACTGGCGGAAGACCTTCGCGTACGCGGCGGACTCCGGCGGCTTCCCGCTCCCCATCCTGATCGAGAACACCGCGGGCGGCGACAACGCCTGCGCCCGGCACCTGGACGCGCTGGCCCGGCTCTGGGACGCGCTAGGCGACTACGAGGTGGGCTTCTGCCTCGACACCTGCCACGCCCACGCCGGGGGCGAGGAGCTGCTGGGGCTGGTCGACCGGGTGAAGGCGATCACCGGCCGGATCGACCTGATCCACGCGAACAACTCCAAGGGCACGTTCAACTCCGGCCAGGACCGGCACGACAACCTCACCGGCGGGACGATCGACCCGGAGCTGGTCGTCGCGGTGATCCGGGCGGCGGGCGCGCCGGTGATCGTGGAGACCCCCGGCGGCGTCGAGGGCCAGGCCGCCGACATCGCCTTCCTGCGCGGACAGCTGGGCGCCGCGGCATGA
- the rpsF gene encoding 30S ribosomal protein S6, translating into MRHYEVMVILDPSLEERTVAPSLDTYLNVIRTAGGSVEKTDVWGRRRLAYEINKKAEGIYAVIDLQASPEAVAELDRQLRLNESVLRTKVIRPEMR; encoded by the coding sequence TTGCGTCATTACGAAGTCATGGTGATCCTCGACCCCAGCCTCGAGGAGCGCACCGTCGCCCCGTCGCTCGACACGTACCTGAACGTGATCCGGACCGCGGGTGGCTCGGTGGAGAAGACCGACGTGTGGGGCCGCCGGCGCCTCGCGTACGAGATCAACAAGAAGGCCGAGGGCATCTACGCCGTCATCGACCTCCAGGCGTCGCCTGAGGCCGTGGCTGAGCTGGACCGTCAGCTCCGACTCAACGAGTCGGTGCTGCGCACCAAGGTCATCCGCCCGGAGATGCGCTGA
- a CDS encoding single-stranded DNA-binding protein, translating into MREEMVMAGDTTITVIGNLTDDPELRFTPSGAAVAKFRVASTPRFMDKASGEWKDGEPLFLSCTVWRQAAENVAESLQRGARVIVSGRLRQRSYETREGEKRTVIELEVDEIGPSLRYATAKVQKMSRSGGGGGGFGGGGGQGGGGGNFDDPWASAAPAPSRGGSGGNFDEEPPF; encoded by the coding sequence GTGCGCGAGGAGATGGTCATGGCAGGAGACACCACCATCACGGTCATCGGCAACCTGACCGATGACCCCGAGTTGCGGTTCACCCCCTCCGGGGCGGCGGTCGCCAAGTTCCGGGTCGCTTCGACGCCCCGCTTCATGGACAAGGCGTCCGGCGAGTGGAAGGACGGCGAGCCGCTGTTCCTCTCGTGCACGGTCTGGCGGCAGGCCGCCGAGAACGTCGCCGAGTCGCTGCAGCGCGGCGCCCGGGTGATCGTGTCCGGCCGGCTGCGTCAGCGGTCGTACGAGACGCGTGAGGGTGAGAAGCGCACCGTCATCGAGCTGGAGGTCGACGAGATCGGCCCGTCCCTGCGCTACGCCACGGCGAAGGTGCAGAAGATGTCCCGCTCGGGCGGCGGTGGCGGCGGCTTCGGTGGTGGTGGTGGCCAGGGTGGCGGCGGAGGCAACTTCGACGACCCCTGGGCCTCGGCTGCCCCGGCCCCCTCGCGCGGTGGTTCGGGCGGAAACTTCGACGAGGAGCCCCCGTTCTAA
- the rpsR gene encoding 30S ribosomal protein S18, whose protein sequence is MAKAAALRKPKKKVNPLDKDGITYIDYKDTALLRKFISDRGKIRARRVTGVTSQQQRQIARAVKNAREMALLPYTATTR, encoded by the coding sequence ATGGCCAAGGCTGCGGCACTTCGCAAGCCGAAGAAGAAGGTGAACCCGCTCGACAAGGACGGGATCACCTACATCGACTACAAGGACACCGCGCTGCTGCGCAAGTTCATCTCCGACCGCGGCAAGATCCGCGCTCGGCGGGTGACCGGTGTGACCTCGCAGCAGCAGCGGCAGATCGCCCGTGCGGTCAAGAACGCCCGCGAGATGGCGCTCCTGCCGTACACGGCCACGACCCGCTGA
- the rplI gene encoding 50S ribosomal protein L9, with amino-acid sequence MKIILTQEVSGLGAPGDIVEVKDGYGRNYLLPQGFAIAWTKGAEKQVTVIKRARSAREIRDLDHANEVKAQIEGLKVNLKARAGDGGRLFGSVTSAEIVDAVKAAGGPTLDRRRLELPSHIKSLGAYPVSIRLHPEVTAKFDLNVVKG; translated from the coding sequence ATGAAGATCATCCTGACTCAGGAGGTGTCCGGCCTCGGTGCCCCGGGCGACATCGTCGAGGTGAAGGACGGCTACGGCCGTAACTACCTGCTTCCGCAGGGCTTCGCGATCGCCTGGACCAAGGGCGCGGAGAAGCAGGTCACGGTCATCAAGCGGGCCCGCTCGGCCCGGGAGATCCGCGACCTCGACCACGCCAACGAGGTCAAGGCCCAGATCGAGGGTCTGAAGGTCAACCTGAAGGCCCGCGCCGGCGACGGCGGCCGGCTCTTCGGCTCGGTCACCTCGGCCGAGATCGTCGACGCCGTCAAGGCGGCCGGCGGCCCGACCCTCGACCGTCGTCGGCTGGAGCTGCCCAGCCACATCAAGTCGCTCGGCGCCTACCCGGTCAGCATCCGGCTGCACCCCGAGGTGACCGCCAAGTTCGACCTGAACGTGGTCAAGGGCTGA
- the dnaB gene encoding replicative DNA helicase encodes MSVTDETRSERAGGQTPAPAPRDGQFEKTPPQDVAAEQCVLGGMLLSKDAIADVVEILKSNDFYRPVHATIFDAILDIYGRGEPADPITVAAALADSGDLARIGGAPYLHTLIASVPTAANAAYYARIVGERAVLRRLVEAGTRIVQLGYGTGQGGSRDVDDIVDLAQQAVYEVTEKRVSEDFAVLADMLQPTLDEIEAVGAQGGVMTGVPTGFSDLDRLLNGLHPGQLIIVAGRPGLGKSTASMDFARNAAIRFNQASAIFSLEMSKVEIVMRLLSAEARVPLHVLRSGQLSDDDWTKLARCMGEISEAPLFVDDTPSMNLMEIRAKARRLKQKHDLKLIVVDYLQLMTSPKRTESRQQEVADLSRGLKLLAKEVECPVIAVSQLNRGPEQRTDKRPQLSDLRESGSIEQDADVVLLLHRDDYYDKESPRAGEADFIIAKHRNGPTDTVTVAAQLHLSRFVDMAIV; translated from the coding sequence GTGTCGGTCACCGACGAGACGCGCTCGGAGCGGGCCGGGGGGCAAACGCCCGCACCCGCGCCGCGGGACGGCCAGTTCGAGAAGACCCCGCCTCAGGACGTGGCCGCCGAGCAGTGCGTCCTCGGCGGCATGCTGCTCTCCAAGGACGCCATCGCGGACGTCGTCGAGATCCTCAAGTCGAACGACTTCTACCGCCCGGTGCACGCCACCATCTTCGACGCGATCCTCGACATCTACGGCCGGGGCGAGCCCGCCGACCCCATCACCGTGGCCGCCGCGCTCGCCGACTCCGGCGACCTGGCCCGGATCGGTGGCGCACCCTACCTGCACACGCTCATCGCCAGCGTCCCCACCGCGGCCAACGCCGCGTACTACGCCCGCATCGTCGGTGAGCGGGCGGTGCTGCGCCGGCTGGTCGAGGCCGGCACCCGGATCGTCCAGTTGGGCTACGGCACCGGCCAGGGTGGCAGCCGGGACGTCGACGACATCGTCGACCTCGCCCAGCAGGCCGTCTACGAGGTGACCGAGAAGCGCGTCAGCGAGGACTTCGCCGTCCTGGCCGACATGCTCCAGCCGACGCTCGACGAGATCGAGGCGGTGGGCGCCCAGGGCGGGGTCATGACCGGTGTGCCCACCGGGTTCAGCGACCTCGACCGCCTGCTCAACGGCCTGCACCCGGGTCAGCTCATCATCGTGGCCGGCCGGCCTGGCTTGGGCAAATCGACCGCATCTATGGATTTTGCCCGAAATGCCGCTATCCGCTTCAATCAGGCGTCGGCGATCTTCTCGCTGGAAATGAGCAAGGTCGAGATCGTCATGCGACTCCTCTCGGCCGAGGCGCGCGTACCGTTGCACGTGCTGCGCAGCGGCCAGCTCTCCGACGACGACTGGACCAAGCTGGCCCGCTGCATGGGCGAGATCAGCGAGGCGCCGCTCTTCGTCGATGACACGCCGAGCATGAACCTGATGGAGATCCGGGCGAAGGCCCGGCGGCTCAAGCAGAAGCACGACCTCAAGCTGATCGTGGTCGACTACCTCCAGCTGATGACCTCGCCGAAGCGCACCGAGAGCCGGCAGCAGGAGGTCGCGGACCTGTCCCGTGGCCTGAAGCTGCTGGCCAAGGAGGTCGAGTGCCCGGTGATCGCGGTGAGTCAGCTGAACCGTGGCCCGGAGCAGCGCACCGACAAGCGCCCACAGCTGTCCGACCTGCGTGAATCGGGCTCGATCGAGCAGGACGCCGACGTCGTCCTGCTGCTGCACCGCGACGACTACTACGACAAGGAGTCGCCGCGGGCGGGCGAGGCGGATTTCATAATCGCCAAGCACAGGAATGGCCCGACCGACACGGTCACCGTGGCGGCTCAACTCCACCTGTCGCGCTTCGTGGACATGGCCATCGTATGA
- a CDS encoding helix-turn-helix domain-containing protein yields MTRVGRRLTPAEREEILARATSGDSITAIGVRYGVTRQAIRGLLRRNGVPPRRAGTLTDAQRSEVVRRFLGGASLSQIAADFGVTAPSVRGLVLRRGIQIRSVSEGLRHDAFDSFEPDTCYWIGFLFADGCVSYRPGHIPQISVGLAERDRDHLVALRSYLGCDNSISRTSPTHGSCQFSVRSHRLADRLVELGRYKQAIDERLVASRDFWRGVVDGDGSLGIYRRPAPSTRSFAQFRVVGRRHVLDAFVAFLENEGITGLSVRPHRSIFTVGTTCGPAERIAALLYAGAATALARKAETAARMIGRQREGA; encoded by the coding sequence ATGACCAGGGTTGGTCGCCGGCTGACTCCCGCCGAACGGGAGGAGATCCTTGCCCGGGCGACCAGCGGTGACAGCATCACCGCCATCGGCGTGCGTTACGGGGTGACGAGGCAGGCGATCCGGGGCCTCCTCCGTCGCAACGGAGTGCCGCCCCGCCGCGCGGGCACATTGACGGACGCCCAGAGATCCGAGGTCGTCCGCAGATTTCTCGGTGGAGCGTCGCTCAGCCAGATCGCTGCGGACTTCGGTGTGACAGCCCCGTCCGTTCGTGGTCTTGTCCTTCGCCGAGGCATCCAGATCCGGTCGGTGTCTGAGGGTCTGCGGCACGATGCCTTCGACAGCTTCGAGCCGGACACCTGTTACTGGATCGGGTTCCTGTTCGCGGACGGATGTGTCAGCTACCGCCCGGGTCACATTCCCCAGATCTCCGTCGGCCTGGCCGAGCGGGACCGAGACCACCTGGTGGCCCTCCGGAGCTACCTGGGCTGCGACAACAGCATCTCGCGTACGAGCCCGACTCACGGGTCGTGCCAGTTCTCTGTGCGCTCACACCGGCTGGCGGACCGCCTCGTCGAGTTGGGTCGGTACAAGCAAGCGATCGACGAACGGCTGGTCGCCTCTCGCGACTTCTGGCGTGGCGTTGTGGACGGCGACGGATCGCTGGGCATCTACCGGCGCCCTGCCCCGAGCACTCGGTCCTTTGCCCAGTTCAGAGTGGTGGGCCGGCGCCACGTGCTGGATGCGTTCGTAGCGTTCCTCGAAAACGAAGGGATAACCGGCCTGTCGGTGCGGCCGCACCGGAGCATCTTCACGGTGGGGACCACCTGTGGGCCGGCCGAGCGGATTGCCGCGCTGCTCTACGCCGGTGCCGCGACAGCTCTTGCCCGTAAGGCCGAGACCGCCGCGCGGATGATTGGGCGGCAGCGCGAGGGCGCGTGA
- a CDS encoding maleylpyruvate isomerase N-terminal domain-containing protein, with protein sequence MTAIRQHEALAQAYDGITAVVAPLDDAGLQRPTRCRGWLVADLLFHVLCDAQRALVALASPATGPADVDDVSYWRAFTPGGDDDASVKHAWWARRSAAAFDRPSGVVRIWSDTAPAAARAAAAADPDGYVTTQGHVLRVPDLLATLTTEAVIHHLDLVVDLPDAPLPAAAPTRVAVATVDGLLSDDAVRPTGWDDRDYLLKATGRVPLTDRDRLELGEAAGWFPLLG encoded by the coding sequence ATGACCGCGATCCGGCAGCACGAGGCGCTGGCGCAGGCGTACGACGGCATCACCGCCGTCGTGGCCCCACTCGACGACGCCGGCCTGCAACGACCCACCCGCTGCCGGGGCTGGCTCGTCGCCGACCTGCTCTTCCACGTGCTCTGCGACGCGCAACGGGCACTTGTCGCCCTCGCCAGCCCCGCAACCGGCCCGGCCGACGTCGACGACGTCAGCTACTGGCGCGCGTTCACCCCGGGCGGCGACGACGACGCGAGCGTGAAGCACGCCTGGTGGGCCCGCCGCTCGGCCGCCGCCTTCGACCGGCCCAGCGGCGTGGTACGGATCTGGTCCGACACCGCGCCCGCCGCCGCCCGGGCCGCCGCCGCCGCGGACCCCGACGGGTACGTGACCACGCAGGGGCACGTCCTGCGCGTACCCGATCTCCTCGCCACCCTGACCACCGAGGCGGTCATCCACCACCTCGACCTGGTCGTGGACCTGCCCGACGCCCCGCTCCCCGCCGCGGCGCCCACGCGGGTGGCGGTGGCCACCGTGGACGGGCTGCTCAGCGACGACGCGGTCCGGCCGACCGGCTGGGACGACCGGGACTACCTGCTCAAGGCCACCGGCCGGGTGCCGCTCACCGACCGCGACCGGCTGGAACTGGGCGAGGCCGCCGGCTGGTTCCCCCTGCTCGGCTGA
- a CDS encoding zf-TFIIB domain-containing protein, with protein sequence MQLTCPKCHGEMRQYERSGVIIDQCGECRGIFLDRGELEKLFEAEANWNQQHGTRQAAPAGAGYTPPPPPPPAAAPHQPGYGAVPPPPPPPPGHGYPQPAYGQQHYGYHGHYRRKKKHHGFLGELFD encoded by the coding sequence ATGCAGCTCACCTGTCCCAAATGCCACGGAGAGATGCGCCAGTACGAGCGCAGCGGAGTGATCATCGACCAGTGCGGCGAATGCCGCGGCATCTTCCTCGACCGCGGCGAGCTCGAGAAGCTGTTCGAGGCCGAGGCGAACTGGAACCAGCAGCACGGCACGCGGCAGGCCGCCCCGGCCGGTGCCGGCTACACCCCGCCCCCGCCGCCCCCGCCCGCCGCGGCACCGCACCAGCCCGGCTACGGCGCCGTCCCCCCGCCCCCTCCGCCGCCGCCCGGCCACGGCTACCCGCAGCCCGCCTACGGGCAGCAGCACTACGGCTACCACGGCCACTACCGGCGGAAGAAGAAGCACCACGGCTTCCTCGGCGAACTGTTCGACTGA